Proteins from a single region of Deinococcus fonticola:
- a CDS encoding glutaredoxin family protein: MLPLLTLYGRAGCHLCEVAAGHLRALNFTFVEVDISGDDALEERYGFDIPVLTHGEQLLMKGRIDRKRLGLLKLVLLRQLAEG, translated from the coding sequence GTGCTTCCGTTGCTCACACTCTACGGACGCGCCGGCTGCCACCTGTGTGAAGTGGCCGCCGGGCACCTGCGCGCCCTGAACTTCACCTTCGTAGAGGTGGACATCAGCGGTGACGACGCCCTGGAAGAACGCTACGGCTTCGACATCCCCGTTCTGACCCACGGCGAACAACTCCTGATGAAAGGCCGCATCGACCGCAAACGCCTGGGCCTGCTGAAACTGGTGCTGCTGCGCCAACTGGCCGAAGGGTAA
- a CDS encoding AzlC family ABC transporter permease, producing MTSAFFPPFWRGYRLMFPLWLGMVPFAVAYALTARSAGLSLWETQFMSLTTFAGASQFAAAGMLGAGASALGIVFTTFLLNARHLLYGLSLARQLPLSRRQRPVAAQFLTDEAYGMVIVNGPKDPAGLSFPFLLGAELSLYSIWNAATLLGSVAGAALPNPQALGVGVIFPLAFLGLLVPLLVDRISLLVALVSGLGAWGLSRVLPGGLVILLAGVGGALLGAAFLTRSQQEDAPSEGRPMKEMP from the coding sequence ATGACCTCTGCTTTCTTCCCGCCTTTCTGGCGCGGGTACCGCCTGATGTTTCCGCTGTGGCTGGGGATGGTGCCCTTTGCGGTGGCCTACGCCCTGACCGCCCGCTCAGCCGGCCTGAGCCTGTGGGAAACGCAGTTCATGAGCCTCACGACCTTTGCCGGCGCTTCGCAGTTTGCAGCAGCCGGCATGCTGGGGGCGGGGGCTTCGGCGCTGGGCATCGTGTTCACGACCTTTTTGCTGAACGCCCGGCATCTGCTGTACGGCCTGAGCCTGGCCCGGCAGTTGCCCCTGTCGCGCAGGCAGCGCCCCGTGGCGGCGCAGTTCCTGACCGACGAGGCGTACGGCATGGTGATCGTGAACGGCCCGAAAGACCCCGCCGGCCTCAGCTTTCCCTTCCTGCTGGGCGCAGAGCTGAGCCTGTACAGCATCTGGAACGCGGCGACCCTGCTGGGGTCCGTGGCGGGCGCCGCCTTGCCTAATCCGCAGGCGCTGGGCGTGGGCGTCATTTTTCCACTGGCGTTCCTGGGGCTGCTGGTGCCTCTGCTGGTCGACCGGATCAGCCTGCTGGTGGCCCTGGTGTCCGGGCTGGGGGCGTGGGGGCTGTCGCGGGTGCTGCCAGGTGGGCTGGTCATTCTGCTGGCGGGGGTGGGCGGGGCGCTGCTGGGGGCGGCCTTCCTCACGCGTTCCCAGCAGGAGGACGCGCCCAGTGAAGGACGCCCGATGAAGGAGATGCCATGA
- a CDS encoding zinc-binding alcohol dehydrogenase, which produces MRRLVVSAPHSLAWQDFTLPAPPARQARIRTRLSAVSISSELSVVAGLPGGSSPTKLGYQTLGVIEAVGPDVSLQAGQRVVCTLGHASHGNVPVQNLIPVPHGVSDRTALCSILGEETHKGLRKLSPQPGEQILIAGAGLLGLLSVFNLTRRGLDQVTVLEPDPHRRALALEFGARAAHAPGELPHEQFDVGVECSASPTGFTELLRHLRRSARCSVLSDGNWGALVLPPEFHSRELTLVASSDGEDYPAYAAWLWAHADPVLEKLFEQVVPVGNLVEVFGNLGTWPRPVSVLVDWRDLEAPDS; this is translated from the coding sequence ATGCGCCGCCTGGTGGTGTCTGCCCCACACAGCCTGGCCTGGCAGGACTTCACGCTCCCGGCGCCGCCGGCCAGACAGGCGCGGATTCGCACGCGCCTGAGCGCCGTCAGCATTTCCTCGGAACTGAGTGTGGTGGCCGGTCTTCCCGGCGGGTCGTCCCCGACGAAACTGGGGTATCAGACGCTGGGGGTCATTGAAGCCGTCGGCCCGGACGTGTCTTTGCAGGCGGGGCAGCGCGTGGTCTGCACGCTGGGGCACGCCAGCCACGGCAACGTCCCGGTGCAAAACCTGATTCCGGTTCCGCATGGCGTTTCAGACCGCACCGCGCTGTGCAGCATCCTGGGCGAGGAAACCCACAAGGGCCTGCGCAAGCTCTCCCCGCAGCCTGGCGAGCAAATCCTGATCGCGGGGGCGGGCCTGCTGGGCCTGCTGAGCGTCTTCAACCTGACCCGGCGCGGCCTGGATCAGGTCACGGTGCTGGAACCGGACCCGCACCGCCGCGCCCTGGCGCTGGAATTCGGCGCACGCGCGGCCCACGCCCCTGGCGAGTTGCCGCACGAGCAGTTTGATGTGGGCGTGGAGTGCAGCGCCTCACCGACCGGGTTTACCGAGTTGCTGCGGCACCTGCGCCGCAGCGCCCGGTGCAGCGTGCTCTCGGACGGCAACTGGGGGGCGCTGGTACTGCCGCCCGAATTTCACTCGCGCGAACTGACGCTGGTGGCCTCCAGCGACGGCGAGGACTACCCCGCTTACGCCGCCTGGTTGTGGGCGCATGCCGACCCGGTGCTGGAAAAACTGTTTGAACAGGTGGTGCCCGTCGGGAACCTGGTGGAGGTGTTCGGCAACCTGGGCACCTGGCCGCGCCCGGTCAGTGTGCTGGTCGACTGGCGTGACCTTGAAGCGCCCGATTCCTGA
- a CDS encoding AzlD domain-containing protein codes for MSLPLVLLLMWAVTYPLRLLGLSLGRLQLPPFWLNFLKFVPVSVFAALVVPDVLGSSEWARRLVGALSGGLLMWRTRHLALGILGGFAAYWLARLAGL; via the coding sequence ATGAGCCTGCCCCTGGTGCTGCTGCTGATGTGGGCGGTCACCTACCCCCTGCGGCTGCTGGGCCTTTCGCTGGGCCGGCTGCAACTCCCGCCTTTCTGGCTGAATTTCCTGAAATTCGTGCCGGTCAGCGTGTTTGCGGCGCTGGTCGTGCCGGACGTGCTGGGCAGCTCCGAATGGGCCCGCCGGTTGGTGGGGGCGCTGTCAGGCGGCCTGCTGATGTGGCGCACCCGTCACCTGGCCCTGGGCATCCTGGGCGGGTTCGCGGCGTACTGGCTGGCGCGTCTGGCCGGGCTTTAA
- a CDS encoding MarR family winged helix-turn-helix transcriptional regulator yields the protein MSKVSDEQLQHGRQHHIGRQLQQAYRDFNTRSLHKLRARGHAQLSAAHLNIIPFLDLDGTRINTLAERAGMTKQAASQLVTELEKSGYVTRQPDPSDGRAALLTFTAKGQALLQDAHALKREIADEYRAKLGEDRWHALQDALSGLLLPET from the coding sequence TTGAGCAAGGTTTCAGACGAGCAACTGCAACACGGCCGGCAGCACCACATCGGGCGGCAGCTTCAGCAGGCGTACCGTGACTTCAACACCCGCTCCCTGCACAAACTCCGCGCGCGGGGACACGCGCAGCTCAGCGCCGCGCACCTGAACATCATTCCCTTCCTTGACCTTGACGGTACGCGCATCAATACCCTGGCCGAACGGGCGGGCATGACGAAGCAGGCCGCCAGTCAGCTCGTGACCGAACTGGAGAAAAGCGGGTACGTGACCCGCCAACCTGACCCCAGCGACGGACGCGCGGCGCTGCTCACCTTCACTGCCAAAGGACAGGCCTTATTGCAAGACGCCCATGCCCTGAAACGCGAAATTGCCGACGAATACCGCGCCAAACTCGGCGAAGACCGCTGGCACGCCCTGCAAGACGCCCTGAGTGGCCTGCTTCTGCCGGAAACGTAA
- a CDS encoding type 1 glutamine amidotransferase domain-containing protein encodes MTKETLQGKKIAILVTDAFEQVEMTSPRDAIHAAGGTTEIVSLKPGEIQGLNHIDKGDKFKVDKTVKDVQASDYDGILIPGGAVNPDTMRMDKDAMQFLRQGYDAGLPIAAICHGPWLLSETGISQGLKMTSWPSLQHELKLSGANWVDEECVTDRGVTTSRNPDDLPAFNKKIVEEFAEGNHASRR; translated from the coding sequence ATGACGAAAGAAACCCTGCAAGGCAAGAAAATCGCCATCCTCGTGACCGACGCTTTCGAACAGGTCGAGATGACCAGCCCGCGCGACGCCATTCACGCCGCCGGCGGCACCACCGAGATCGTGAGCCTGAAGCCCGGTGAGATTCAGGGCCTCAACCACATCGACAAGGGCGACAAATTCAAGGTCGACAAGACCGTGAAGGACGTGCAGGCCAGCGATTACGACGGCATCCTGATTCCCGGCGGGGCCGTCAACCCCGACACGATGCGCATGGACAAGGACGCCATGCAGTTCCTGCGCCAGGGCTATGACGCCGGACTGCCCATCGCCGCGATCTGCCACGGCCCCTGGCTGCTGAGCGAAACGGGCATCAGCCAGGGCCTCAAGATGACCAGCTGGCCCAGCCTTCAACACGAACTGAAACTCAGTGGCGCCAACTGGGTCGACGAGGAGTGCGTGACCGACCGGGGCGTGACCACCAGCCGCAACCCGGACGACCTGCCCGCTTTCAACAAAAAGATCGTCGAGGAATTCGCCGAGGGCAACCACGCCAGCCGCCGCTGA
- a CDS encoding protein kinase domain-containing protein, producing MNLLLMLALFVVTLLLLIRLPERPLSALLSVVTLLLAGLLVSLNMNVDESAATALGRLSRMQGFLVLVGTVLGSAAFALGSASLPRMRPIKPLQAQPAAKPMRLQRTAKPATRSGNKTRHTTPTLHGGTTDLNFQEYEVLDRVGVGGMGSVYRARRRQDGRVVALKVPQEKYLADAKFVKRFYREAEVLKRFNHPNIVKVYDYRMQDPEHYIAMEFLDGESLEHLLEDRPLTFGQSVQMLRAMADALRHIHMQNVVHRDIKPANVMVLKHAFNEKGELREGGVKLMDFGIAVGKVLTRLTMTGARVGTPIYMAPEQAKGNRVDARSDVYSLGLLAYEMVTGQTAFKGSYEAVVHQQVFESPKPPKQVNLEVPGQLSDLILDMIEKDPAQRPTLDSVIARIDAGVLADEAFTDPVALAISIQEKRGTLRLLDLKSKLRVSLRDQGNAETHLPSAPNALTGDPAGNLYLSLLEFRQERSGALIRKIDAQGRELAAFGAYGLAEGELLQPVGLAYARGHLYVLDAESLTVNVYDGGGRFVRRFGGRGKGLGRFEKPTAIAAAPSGEVYVLDGGSNEVQRFSAQGEYVSRYAFRLDRSSEALRPLDGLSVDREGGVYIVDSVARKLRKIEADGTPGATFALETLVGEPTDAPWLMQIAQDGSIYAVRQGGQMLRQFSSVGDLLSSRDMYAPVLAMTLIDRPAVAHKA from the coding sequence ATGAACCTGCTCCTGATGCTGGCCCTGTTCGTGGTCACGCTGCTGTTGCTGATTCGCCTGCCCGAGCGGCCCCTGAGCGCCCTGCTGAGCGTGGTCACACTGCTGCTGGCCGGCCTGCTGGTCTCGTTGAACATGAACGTGGACGAGAGCGCCGCCACCGCCCTGGGCCGCCTGAGCCGCATGCAGGGTTTTCTGGTGCTGGTCGGCACGGTGCTGGGCAGCGCCGCCTTCGCGCTGGGCAGCGCCAGCCTGCCGCGTATGCGGCCTATCAAGCCCCTCCAGGCGCAGCCCGCCGCCAAACCCATGCGGCTGCAGCGCACCGCCAAGCCCGCCACGCGCAGCGGCAACAAGACCCGCCACACCACCCCCACCTTGCATGGCGGCACCACTGACCTGAACTTTCAGGAATATGAGGTGCTCGACCGGGTGGGCGTCGGCGGGATGGGCAGCGTATACCGCGCGCGCCGCCGCCAGGACGGGCGCGTCGTGGCGCTGAAGGTGCCGCAGGAGAAGTACCTGGCCGACGCCAAGTTCGTCAAGCGCTTCTACCGCGAGGCCGAGGTCTTAAAGCGCTTCAACCACCCCAACATCGTCAAGGTGTACGACTACCGCATGCAAGACCCCGAGCATTACATCGCCATGGAATTTCTGGACGGCGAGAGCCTGGAACACCTGCTGGAAGACCGGCCCCTGACCTTCGGGCAGAGCGTGCAGATGCTGCGGGCCATGGCCGACGCCCTGAGGCACATTCACATGCAGAACGTCGTTCACCGCGACATCAAGCCCGCCAACGTGATGGTGCTGAAACACGCCTTCAACGAAAAGGGCGAACTGCGCGAGGGCGGCGTGAAACTCATGGATTTCGGCATCGCCGTGGGCAAGGTGCTGACCCGGCTCACCATGACCGGCGCGCGGGTCGGCACGCCCATTTACATGGCGCCCGAGCAGGCCAAGGGCAACCGCGTCGACGCCCGCAGCGACGTGTACTCGCTGGGGCTGCTGGCCTACGAGATGGTCACCGGGCAGACCGCCTTCAAAGGCAGTTACGAGGCGGTAGTTCACCAGCAGGTGTTCGAGTCCCCCAAGCCCCCCAAGCAGGTGAACCTGGAGGTGCCCGGTCAACTCAGCGACCTGATCCTGGACATGATCGAGAAAGACCCGGCGCAGCGCCCCACGCTGGACAGCGTCATTGCCCGCATCGACGCGGGTGTGCTGGCCGACGAGGCGTTTACCGATCCGGTGGCGCTGGCGATCAGCATTCAGGAGAAACGCGGTACCCTGCGCCTGCTAGACCTGAAAAGCAAACTGCGGGTCAGCCTGCGCGACCAGGGCAACGCCGAAACGCACCTCCCCAGCGCCCCCAACGCCCTGACGGGTGATCCCGCCGGCAACCTGTACCTGAGCCTGCTGGAATTCCGGCAGGAACGCAGCGGCGCCCTCATTCGCAAGATCGACGCGCAGGGCCGCGAGTTGGCGGCCTTCGGGGCTTACGGCCTGGCCGAGGGGGAACTGCTGCAACCCGTCGGGCTGGCCTACGCCAGGGGTCACCTGTACGTGCTAGACGCCGAATCCCTGACCGTGAACGTCTACGACGGCGGCGGACGCTTCGTGCGGCGCTTCGGCGGGCGCGGCAAGGGTCTGGGGCGCTTCGAGAAACCCACCGCCATCGCCGCCGCCCCCAGCGGCGAAGTGTACGTGCTGGACGGCGGCAGCAACGAGGTGCAGCGCTTCAGTGCCCAGGGCGAGTACGTCAGCCGCTACGCTTTTCGCCTCGACCGCAGCAGCGAGGCCCTGCGCCCGCTGGATGGCCTGAGCGTGGATCGGGAAGGCGGCGTATACATCGTGGACAGCGTGGCCCGCAAGTTGCGCAAGATCGAGGCCGACGGCACGCCCGGCGCGACCTTCGCCCTGGAGACGCTGGTGGGCGAACCGACCGACGCCCCCTGGCTGATGCAAATCGCGCAGGACGGCAGCATCTACGCGGTGCGGCAGGGCGGGCAGATGCTGCGGCAGTTCAGCAGCGTCGGCGACCTGCTGAGCAGCCGCGACATGTACGCCCCGGTGCTGGCCATGACCCTGATCGACCGTCCTGCCGTCGCCCACAAGGCCTGA
- a CDS encoding ABC transporter permease encodes MKFMDLWALAWRGLTRRPVRTLLTTLGITVAVASMVVFLSLGEGIRKVFSEQLSSIGPDIQVSLTGITQGISLHPNVPQSLVTDLQGLGPEYGIRAVTPVVMAVRGGMDPKQSAIFYGLPPSPGISAVFPTVQLGSGRNLAPGDTQAGVAVIGAKAAENMHLGLGSTLRLNRRDSVKVVGILKPESGLVDTMMFVPLSVLQRSEGAQGRLSMIAVKLNDPAQAKPVAKKISAALDVEAQTQSDILSFMEKTMRISDAVRFGISLIALIVGGLAVANTVMMGVFERTREFGTLRAMGARPAFVRALVLTESLLLALVGGVGGVLLGLLGIWGVNAYTQQLADINAAALTPRLTLLALGISLLLGLLSGLLPARNASRLPITEALGRV; translated from the coding sequence TTGAAGTTCATGGATCTCTGGGCGCTGGCCTGGCGCGGCCTGACCCGCCGCCCGGTGCGGACGCTGTTGACCACGCTGGGCATCACCGTGGCGGTCGCCAGCATGGTGGTGTTCCTGTCGCTCGGCGAAGGGATTCGCAAGGTGTTTAGCGAACAGCTGAGCAGCATCGGGCCGGACATTCAGGTCAGCCTGACCGGCATCACGCAGGGCATCAGCCTGCACCCCAACGTGCCGCAGTCGCTGGTGACCGACTTGCAGGGCCTCGGGCCGGAGTACGGCATCAGGGCCGTCACGCCTGTGGTCATGGCGGTGCGCGGGGGCATGGATCCGAAACAGAGTGCCATCTTCTACGGGTTGCCGCCCAGCCCCGGCATCAGCGCCGTGTTCCCCACGGTGCAACTCGGTTCAGGCCGCAACCTGGCCCCCGGCGACACCCAGGCGGGCGTGGCCGTCATCGGCGCGAAAGCCGCCGAGAACATGCACCTGGGCCTGGGCAGCACCCTGCGGCTCAACCGCCGCGACAGCGTAAAAGTCGTCGGCATTCTGAAGCCCGAATCGGGCCTGGTCGACACCATGATGTTCGTGCCGCTGAGTGTGTTGCAGCGTTCCGAGGGCGCGCAGGGCCGCCTGTCGATGATCGCCGTGAAACTGAACGACCCGGCCCAGGCCAAACCCGTGGCGAAAAAAATCTCGGCGGCGCTGGACGTGGAAGCGCAGACGCAATCGGACATCCTGAGCTTCATGGAAAAAACCATGCGCATCAGTGACGCCGTGCGCTTCGGCATCTCGCTGATCGCCCTGATCGTGGGCGGCCTCGCGGTGGCGAACACCGTCATGATGGGCGTGTTCGAGCGCACCCGCGAGTTCGGCACGCTGCGGGCCATGGGGGCGCGGCCCGCCTTCGTGCGCGCGCTGGTGCTGACCGAGTCCCTGCTGCTGGCGCTGGTCGGCGGGGTCGGCGGCGTGCTGCTGGGCCTGCTGGGCATCTGGGGCGTCAACGCCTACACCCAGCAACTCGCGGACATTAATGCCGCGGCCCTGACCCCGCGCCTGACGCTGCTGGCGCTTGGCATCAGCCTGCTGCTGGGCCTGCTCTCGGGCCTGCTGCCCGCCCGCAATGCCAGCCGCCTGCCCATCACCGAAGCCCTGGGGCGCGTATGA
- the dnaG gene encoding DNA primase: MGTKEDVRSRLNIADVIGEYVQLTPAGKGRLKGLCPFHKEKSPSFQVDTEQGYFYCFGCKAGGDVFSFVQRTENLSFGDALRKLAEKAGVQVEAKYGEKSSRDLYDVNAFALAYFREHLQGPALEYLKRRGLSDETIAAFELGYAPDGWDGLLKLARTRSVAERQLLEAGLLIENPENGRVYDRFRGRVMFPIRDHLGRLVGFGGRVLDDSKPKYLNTPETEAFKKGELLYGLDKARTRLKEDAELVVVEGYMDVITMHQHGFTGAVASLGTALTAEHATLLERLGVTKIRLMFDSDDAGRKATLTGLDQVIGTRFEVSAHRISGGKDAADALLEQGTQAIEKALEDGLDEVTVRYQNSTAKFNINTPEGKRAILMELLPRMMINESLDFTNAPATNLRRIVAHGLDISEDRLREWIDSKAKRKALSDTHMIAMSNSRQEEDRELALLRQLLVDPSLLAKLDGSMPWRNEAVRKVMLAAQGARSPEEILDVFRGQPEEQLLIRLMFEGRDSGTISKAHAQQYEQKVTAYAAAAVDDIQVTLSIDSMRSEVDFLKKQVVSAAPAEQLGLLKQIQELQRAIEAEKRGRRGHA; encoded by the coding sequence TTGGGAACCAAAGAGGACGTTCGGTCACGTCTGAACATCGCGGACGTGATCGGCGAGTATGTGCAGCTCACCCCCGCCGGCAAGGGCCGCTTGAAGGGCCTGTGCCCCTTTCACAAGGAGAAAAGCCCCAGCTTCCAGGTAGACACCGAGCAGGGGTACTTCTACTGCTTCGGCTGCAAGGCGGGCGGGGACGTGTTCAGTTTCGTGCAGCGCACCGAAAACCTCAGTTTCGGGGACGCGCTGCGCAAACTGGCCGAGAAGGCCGGCGTGCAGGTCGAAGCGAAGTACGGCGAGAAATCCAGCCGTGACCTGTATGACGTCAACGCTTTTGCGCTCGCCTACTTCCGCGAGCACCTGCAGGGGCCAGCGCTGGAGTACCTGAAGCGCCGGGGCCTGAGCGACGAGACCATCGCGGCCTTCGAGCTGGGCTACGCGCCCGACGGCTGGGACGGCCTGCTGAAACTGGCCCGCACCCGGAGCGTCGCGGAGCGGCAACTGCTGGAAGCGGGCCTGCTGATCGAAAACCCCGAGAATGGGCGGGTATACGACCGTTTCCGGGGCCGCGTGATGTTTCCCATCCGCGACCACCTGGGCCGCCTGGTGGGCTTCGGCGGGCGCGTGCTGGACGACAGCAAGCCCAAGTACCTGAATACCCCCGAAACCGAGGCCTTTAAGAAAGGCGAACTGCTGTACGGGCTGGACAAGGCCCGCACCCGCCTGAAAGAAGACGCCGAACTGGTGGTGGTCGAAGGCTATATGGACGTCATCACCATGCACCAGCATGGCTTCACGGGCGCGGTCGCCTCGCTGGGCACCGCCCTGACCGCCGAGCATGCCACCCTGCTGGAACGCCTGGGGGTTACGAAAATCCGTTTGATGTTTGACAGCGATGACGCTGGTCGAAAGGCAACTTTAACAGGTTTGGATCAGGTGATTGGAACTCGCTTTGAAGTATCCGCACATAGGATTTCAGGTGGAAAAGACGCTGCGGATGCCTTGCTTGAACAGGGCACTCAGGCAATAGAAAAAGCGCTCGAAGACGGCCTGGATGAAGTTACCGTCCGCTATCAAAACTCGACTGCAAAGTTTAATATCAATACCCCAGAAGGAAAAAGGGCGATCTTGATGGAGCTTTTGCCCAGAATGATGATTAACGAGTCGCTTGATTTTACGAATGCTCCAGCCACGAATCTACGGCGCATCGTTGCTCACGGTCTGGATATCTCTGAAGACAGGCTGCGGGAATGGATTGATAGCAAGGCCAAGCGCAAAGCCCTATCGGACACGCACATGATCGCCATGTCCAATTCTCGCCAAGAGGAAGACCGTGAGCTGGCGCTGCTGCGGCAACTGCTGGTCGACCCCAGCCTGCTGGCGAAACTGGACGGCAGCATGCCCTGGCGCAACGAGGCGGTGCGCAAGGTGATGCTGGCTGCGCAGGGTGCCCGCAGTCCCGAGGAGATTCTGGACGTGTTCCGCGGTCAGCCCGAGGAGCAACTGCTGATTCGCCTGATGTTCGAGGGCCGCGATTCGGGCACCATCAGCAAGGCGCACGCCCAGCAGTATGAGCAAAAGGTCACCGCCTACGCCGCCGCCGCCGTGGACGACATTCAGGTCACGCTGTCTATCGATTCCATGCGCTCGGAAGTGGATTTCCTGAAAAAACAGGTGGTGAGCGCCGCCCCCGCCGAGCAACTGGGGCTGCTGAAGCAGATTCAGGAGTTGCAGCGCGCCATCGAGGCCGAGAAACGCGGACGGCGCGGGCACGCCTGA